One window of Campylobacter sp. RM12651 genomic DNA carries:
- a CDS encoding superoxide dismutase, protein MFKLRTLNYATNAFSGFLTEETFNYHYGKHHQTYVNNLNNLIAGTEFEKKDLVDIILTSKEGIFNNAAQVYNHDFYFDCISPKESKMSAELEKAINEAFGTCSNFKDEFIKGATGLFGSGWFWLVYNTTSKKLELVKTSNAATPITDKLIPLLVVDVWEHAYYIDHRNARAAYLEGFYKHINWEFVSSAYEWALKEGFNSVKFYANELHK, encoded by the coding sequence ATGTTTAAATTAAGAACATTAAATTATGCAACAAATGCGTTTTCAGGCTTTTTAACTGAAGAAACTTTCAATTATCACTATGGTAAACACCATCAAACTTATGTTAATAATCTTAACAATTTGATTGCTGGAACAGAATTTGAAAAAAAAGATTTAGTTGATATTATCTTAACTTCTAAAGAAGGTATTTTTAATAATGCTGCACAAGTTTATAATCACGATTTTTATTTTGACTGCATTAGTCCAAAAGAAAGCAAAATGAGTGCTGAATTAGAAAAAGCAATTAATGAAGCTTTTGGAACCTGTTCAAACTTTAAAGATGAATTTATAAAAGGTGCTACAGGCTTATTTGGTAGTGGATGGTTTTGGCTTGTATATAATACTACAAGTAAAAAACTTGAATTAGTAAAAACAAGCAATGCAGCAACTCCAATTACTGATAAATTAATTCCTTTATTAGTTGTTGATGTTTGGGAACACGCTTATTATATTGACCACAGAAATGCAAGAGCAGCTTACCTTGAAGGTTTTTATAAGCATATTAATTGGGAATTCGTATCAAGTGCTTACGAATGGGCTTTAAAAGAAGGCTTTAATTCTGTTAAATTCTATGCAAACGAATTGCATAAATAA
- a CDS encoding thioredoxin family protein, with amino-acid sequence MKTKVFFAILIAAFGIWYYYYNEGSYTKTDGFELTYIDNSIIKNYNSNILLNFCNTSNSSCNQFQPILKSVYNELGNLNVKILNIDIFDNPELLNKFPISLIPIQFFYTKDGVNFKPKSEIGKKFKEVNFNDETFYYHLGILTQEEIMLIFEEMQNY; translated from the coding sequence ATGAAGACAAAAGTGTTTTTTGCTATATTAATAGCTGCTTTTGGCATTTGGTATTATTATTACAACGAAGGTAGTTATACAAAAACAGATGGTTTTGAATTAACTTATATAGATAATAGTATTATTAAAAATTATAATTCAAATATATTGTTAAATTTTTGTAATACTAGTAATTCATCTTGCAATCAATTTCAGCCAATTTTAAAATCAGTTTATAATGAACTAGGTAATTTGAATGTAAAAATTTTAAATATTGATATTTTTGACAATCCTGAATTATTGAATAAATTCCCAATTTCTTTAATACCGATACAATTTTTTTATACAAAAGATGGAGTAAATTTCAAACCAAAATCAGAAATTGGAAAGAAATTTAAAGAAGTTAATTTCAATGATGAAACTTTTTATTATCACTTAGGTATTTTAACGCAAGAAGAGATAATGTTGATTTTTGAAGAAATGCAAAACTATTAA
- a CDS encoding gluconokinase yields the protein MKHYNIVVMGVCGCGKSTIGAMIANSLGASFIDGDDLHPRANIEKMQSGVPLNDLDREPWLERIADVFYSISRRNRSCVIACSALKKQYRDKIRQSGKIIFIHLHGSKELIMQRMSKRSGHYMKENMIDSQFSTLEFPHNEDLVINIDITPPIGEIVEDALIKLDQL from the coding sequence ATGAAACATTATAATATTGTTGTAATGGGAGTGTGTGGCTGTGGCAAAAGCACGATAGGTGCTATGATTGCAAATAGTTTAGGGGCTAGCTTTATAGATGGAGATGATTTACACCCAAGAGCAAATATAGAAAAAATGCAAAGTGGGGTTCCATTAAATGATTTAGATAGAGAACCTTGGCTTGAAAGAATTGCTGATGTATTTTACTCAATTTCAAGAAGAAATCGCTCTTGTGTCATAGCTTGTTCTGCATTAAAAAAACAATATAGAGATAAAATAAGACAATCTGGTAAAATTATCTTTATTCATTTACACGGCTCAAAAGAATTAATAATGCAAAGAATGAGTAAAAGAAGCGGTCATTATATGAAAGAAAATATGATTGATTCTCAATTTTCAACATTGGAATTTCCACACAATGAAGACTTGGTAATAAATATTGATATTACTCCACCTATTGGAGAAATTGTTGAAGATGCACTAATAAAACTAGACCAACTTTAA
- a CDS encoding lysophospholipid acyltransferase family protein: MAKYKVKILAFIIFILLNIIYLTCKKRFYGEKTLPKEPCIVLFWHGKLTMMAFIFAYMKKNGYKKKPYVLISNHKDGELIASVMKYFNINAVRGSTYDSPVKALLEIKSLLGQGHDVYITPDGPRGPYHSISAGSYKIALKYKIPTIIFDNAASRFYRAKSWDKMILAKPFSTIAYIISKPILLDEENSVNLINKEFNKLELKLNEEGFYV; this comes from the coding sequence ATGGCGAAATACAAAGTTAAAATTTTAGCTTTTATAATATTTATACTTTTAAATATTATTTATTTAACTTGTAAAAAAAGATTTTATGGAGAAAAAACTTTACCTAAAGAGCCTTGCATAGTGCTTTTTTGGCATGGAAAACTTACTATGATGGCTTTTATTTTTGCTTATATGAAGAAAAATGGTTATAAAAAAAAGCCTTATGTATTAATAAGTAATCACAAAGATGGAGAATTAATTGCTAGTGTTATGAAATACTTTAATATAAATGCTGTTAGGGGTAGCACTTATGATTCTCCAGTTAAAGCATTGCTTGAAATTAAAAGTCTTTTAGGACAAGGTCATGATGTATATATTACTCCTGATGGACCTAGAGGGCCTTATCATAGCATTTCAGCAGGTTCTTATAAAATAGCTTTAAAATATAAAATTCCTACGATTATTTTTGATAATGCTGCAAGTAGATTTTATAGGGCTAAAAGCTGGGATAAGATGATTTTAGCTAAGCCATTTTCTACAATTGCTTATATTATTTCAAAACCGATATTATTAGATGAAGAAAATTCTGTTAATTTAATAAATAAGGAATTTAATAAACTAGAGCTTAAATTAAATGAAGAAGGTTTTTATGTTTAA
- the miaB gene encoding tRNA (N6-isopentenyl adenosine(37)-C2)-methylthiotransferase MiaB produces MSKKLYIETLGCAMNVRDSERMIAELTTKEGYEVTTDKKEADLILINTCSVREKPVHKLFSEVGGFLKEKKEGAKIGVCGCTASHLGSEIFKRAPQVDFVLGARNISRITEAIKTPKFISNDINYDESDFAFADFRNSIYKSYVNIMIGCDKHCAYCIVPHTRGDELSIPKNIILNEVKKAVSNGASEVFLLGQNVNNYGKRFSSNHPKMDFSDLLNEISEVDGLERIRFTSPHPLHMDDKFLETFAKNPKICKSMHMPLQSGSTSILKAMKRGYTREWFINRALKLRELVPSASISTDIIVAFPGESDEDFELTLDVMRKIRFEQIFSFKYSKRPLTPAATMPNQIPENIASARLTKLQSLYNEILDEISAAQLNKTYKVYFEELRENQTIAGRSDNNFLIVVNGSEELLGKMVDVKITKTSRTTLYGEIQS; encoded by the coding sequence TTGAGTAAAAAATTATATATAGAAACTTTAGGCTGTGCAATGAATGTTCGCGATAGTGAGCGTATGATTGCAGAGCTTACCACTAAAGAAGGTTATGAAGTAACTACAGATAAAAAAGAAGCTGATTTAATATTAATAAATACTTGTAGTGTGCGTGAAAAACCAGTCCATAAGCTTTTTAGTGAAGTAGGTGGTTTTTTAAAAGAGAAAAAAGAAGGAGCAAAAATAGGCGTTTGTGGTTGCACAGCTTCTCATTTAGGTAGCGAGATTTTTAAGCGTGCTCCACAAGTTGATTTTGTGTTAGGTGCAAGAAATATTAGCCGTATAACAGAAGCAATTAAAACTCCAAAATTTATAAGTAATGATATAAATTACGATGAAAGCGATTTTGCTTTTGCTGATTTTAGAAATAGTATTTATAAAAGCTATGTAAATATTATGATAGGTTGTGATAAGCATTGTGCTTATTGTATCGTCCCACACACTCGTGGAGATGAGCTAAGTATTCCAAAAAATATTATTTTAAATGAAGTAAAAAAAGCCGTTAGCAACGGAGCTAGTGAAGTATTTTTGCTAGGACAAAATGTAAATAATTATGGTAAAAGATTTTCAAGTAACCATCCTAAAATGGATTTTTCAGACCTTTTAAATGAGATTAGCGAGGTTGATGGGCTTGAAAGGATTAGATTTACTAGCCCACACCCACTTCATATGGATGATAAGTTTTTAGAAACTTTTGCAAAAAATCCTAAAATTTGTAAAAGTATGCATATGCCTTTACAAAGTGGTAGCACAAGTATTTTAAAAGCTATGAAGCGTGGCTATACTAGAGAATGGTTTATAAATAGGGCTTTAAAATTAAGAGAATTAGTTCCAAGTGCTAGTATATCAACAGATATTATCGTGGCATTTCCTGGTGAGAGCGATGAAGATTTTGAATTAACACTTGATGTAATGAGAAAAATTAGATTTGAGCAAATTTTTTCATTTAAGTATTCTAAAAGACCACTAACACCTGCAGCAACAATGCCAAATCAAATTCCTGAAAATATAGCAAGTGCAAGGCTAACTAAATTACAAAGTTTATACAATGAAATTTTAGATGAGATTAGTGCAGCACAATTAAATAAAACTTATAAAGTATATTTTGAAGAATTAAGAGAAAATCAAACTATAGCAGGAAGAAGTGATAATAATTTCTTAATAGTTGTAAATGGTAGCGAAGAATTGCTTGGAAAAATGGTTGATGTAAAGATTACAAAGACTTCTAGGACAACCCTTTATGGCGAAATACAAAGTTAA
- a CDS encoding HP0268 family nuclease, whose protein sequence is MKFKLAKQTLNSKPKEVTIEEVIKILEEKKVIFLDHSNSSEDITKLVEKLNNFKVYVNTVKYGLVEDEFIYEVHIL, encoded by the coding sequence ATGAAATTTAAATTAGCAAAACAAACTTTAAATTCAAAACCAAAAGAAGTTACTATTGAAGAAGTTATAAAAATACTTGAAGAAAAAAAGGTTATATTTTTAGACCATTCAAATTCTAGTGAAGATATTACAAAATTAGTTGAAAAATTAAATAATTTTAAGGTATATGTAAATACGGTTAAATATGGTTTAGTAGAAGATGAATTTATTTATGAGGTACATATACTTTGA
- a CDS encoding DUF4198 domain-containing protein, giving the protein MKLSKITLASIFVASSAFAHQFFPMKTDDGYKVGFWADDHWGQFQSDRIFGVSAKDSKGKKLKAGYDYLNNKIFIEGNPSVASVNYDFGYYTFTKDGKHYSQARNEITDITGANEVTQTRKIFKMGKSIFAWDEASSKPLGLKFEIIPLENPLDKKVGDKLKVQVLLDGKPISGVEFEDQNDDIDDITTDEKGIATLTLSKPQDGLQIIAAGIKLPYNLDRYGDTLQLTATLSFKSK; this is encoded by the coding sequence ATGAAGTTAAGTAAAATTACATTAGCTAGTATTTTTGTTGCAAGTTCTGCATTTGCTCATCAATTTTTTCCAATGAAAACAGATGATGGTTATAAGGTTGGATTTTGGGCTGATGATCACTGGGGTCAATTTCAAAGCGATAGAATATTTGGTGTAAGTGCAAAAGATTCTAAGGGTAAAAAGCTTAAAGCTGGATATGATTATTTAAATAATAAAATCTTTATAGAAGGTAATCCATCAGTAGCTAGTGTAAATTATGATTTTGGTTATTATACTTTTACAAAAGATGGCAAACATTATTCTCAAGCTAGAAATGAAATTACCGACATTACAGGTGCAAATGAAGTAACCCAAACTAGAAAAATATTTAAAATGGGTAAAAGTATATTCGCTTGGGACGAAGCATCAAGTAAGCCTTTAGGATTAAAGTTTGAAATAATTCCATTAGAAAATCCACTAGACAAAAAAGTAGGTGATAAATTAAAAGTTCAAGTATTGTTAGATGGAAAACCTATTAGTGGGGTTGAATTTGAAGACCAAAATGATGATATAGATGATATTACAACCGATGAAAAAGGTATTGCAACTTTAACTCTTAGCAAACCTCAAGATGGCTTGCAAATTATTGCAGCTGGTATAAAATTGCCTTATAATCTTGATAGATACGGAGATACTTTACAGCTTACTGCTACTTTAAGTTTTAAATCTAAATAA
- a CDS encoding GntP family permease has protein sequence MQELSASYLLCVAAVAVVLLLFMIMKLKIHAFISLIIISFLTSLAANTPLDKILGVMLGGFGSTLASVALLVGIGAMIGKILEVSGGAQVLADTLIEFFGVQRAPFALGLASLIFAFPIFFDAGLIVMLPVILSVAHKLKGSVLTYALPSVGAFSVMHVFLPPHPGPVAAAATIDANVGWVLILGLIIGLPTWYFSSYLFGLYSGKKMYFKAPDLFEDEKIEIKHKPKFLTVIFILLTPVVLIFISAIISSMQKLEIIAKNDICFNVLNLIGQTPIALMITLIICIIVFNKSLGAKNLEKYCEKALPAICSVVLVTGAGGMFGGVLRASGIGDALAGTLANLGVPVILAGFIIAAIIRIAQGSATVALTTTAGLMAPIIAANTSIAEFDKVAIVLAIACGSVVCSHFNDSGFWLVKGLFGLDEKTTLKTWTMLETLIGVIGFVLILIILALFNLVF, from the coding sequence ATGCAAGAGCTTAGTGCTTCTTACTTATTATGTGTTGCCGCAGTTGCGGTTGTTTTATTATTATTTATGATTATGAAATTAAAAATTCACGCTTTCATATCATTAATAATAATAAGTTTTTTAACTTCTTTAGCAGCCAATACGCCGCTTGATAAAATTTTAGGAGTAATGCTTGGTGGTTTTGGTTCAACTTTAGCAAGTGTTGCTTTATTAGTTGGTATTGGTGCTATGATAGGTAAAATTTTAGAAGTTTCTGGTGGAGCTCAAGTTTTAGCTGATACTTTAATTGAGTTTTTTGGGGTGCAAAGAGCTCCATTTGCACTAGGTTTAGCTTCATTGATTTTTGCTTTCCCTATATTTTTTGATGCAGGGTTAATTGTAATGTTGCCTGTTATATTAAGCGTAGCTCATAAATTAAAAGGTTCTGTTTTAACTTATGCACTTCCTTCGGTTGGTGCATTTTCTGTAATGCATGTTTTCTTACCACCACACCCAGGTCCAGTTGCAGCAGCAGCTACAATAGACGCTAATGTTGGTTGGGTTTTAATATTAGGACTTATTATTGGTCTTCCTACTTGGTATTTTAGCTCTTATTTATTTGGGCTTTATTCTGGTAAAAAAATGTATTTTAAAGCACCAGATTTATTTGAAGATGAAAAAATAGAAATTAAACATAAACCTAAATTCTTAACCGTAATATTTATATTATTAACCCCTGTAGTATTGATTTTTATAAGTGCAATTATCTCATCTATGCAAAAATTAGAAATAATCGCAAAAAATGATATATGTTTTAATGTTTTAAATCTAATAGGTCAAACTCCAATCGCTCTTATGATTACTTTAATAATTTGTATTATTGTATTTAATAAGAGTTTAGGTGCTAAAAATCTTGAAAAATATTGTGAAAAAGCTCTTCCTGCAATTTGTTCTGTAGTGCTTGTAACTGGTGCAGGTGGTATGTTTGGTGGTGTTTTAAGAGCTAGTGGAATAGGTGATGCGTTGGCTGGAACTTTAGCTAATTTAGGCGTTCCTGTTATTTTAGCTGGTTTTATAATAGCAGCAATTATTAGAATTGCTCAAGGTTCAGCTACTGTTGCACTTACTACAACAGCTGGTTTAATGGCACCAATTATTGCAGCAAATACATCAATTGCAGAATTTGATAAAGTTGCTATCGTTTTAGCAATAGCTTGTGGTAGTGTTGTTTGCTCTCATTTTAACGATTCTGGATTTTGGCTTGTAAAAGGCTTATTTGGTTTAGATGAAAAAACAACTCTTAAAACTTGGACTATGCTAGAAACTTTAATAGGTGTTATAGGTTTTGTATTAATACTTATAATTTTAGCTTTATTTAATCTTGTATTTTAG